DNA from Gramella sp. MAR_2010_147:
AGAAAATAGGAATTGATCATGTAGGTATTAGTTCAGATTTTGATGGCGGTGGTGGAATTGAAGGTTGGAGCGATGCTTCTGAAACCCTTAATATCACCATAGAATTGGTAAAGCGAGGTTATACCAATGAAGAGATCAAAAAATTATGGGGAGAAAATTTATTGAGGGTACTGGATGAAGTGCAGGCCGTGGCTGCCAGTTTTCAAAAATCCTGATTAGTTAATTTTTATTTCGATAATATTTGCGGGACCACCTAAAGATTCATTAGAAATAAATATTCGCCCTGACGGACTAAAACATATACCTTCCGGCTGTGTAAATTCTGCAGGGTCTAATAAATGTAAATCTTTAATACTTCCGTTACGATTTAATATCAGTACTTTTTGGAACTCAGCATCCAGAACATATAGATCATTGGTCACCGGCGAAAATGAAAGATCTGATGGTCTAATTAGTTTTCTTGGATTGTCTGTCTTAAGAACATCGAATTTTGGATCATTATACATGATCTTAAGAACAGGTTCTTTTGCCAGTCTCTTTGTCTTGGGATTAAAAGAATAAATTCCCTTATAACCACTACTATTATCAAGGTTTCTGTCTTTTACAGATAACCATAGGTTTCCATCCCTACTCGCAGCAAGACCTTCAATATTATTTCGATACTCAAATTCTAACTCTACAATCTCTGCTTGATCTTCCACTCCATCCAGGCTTTTTACGTTAAAAAGTTTTCCATTACTTTCTGCTATCCAAAATTCACCATCCTGAAAACCTAATGCTTCATAATCGCCAGCATCTGCAAACTTATATTCTTTAATAATTTTTGAGCTTGAAAGGTCATATATAAATATTATCCCGTCCTCATCCTGTACACAGGCCATTTTATTATCGCCCATCCAGTAAATCCCTGAAACTTCATCCAATTCCTGTGGTAATTCCCATTTGTTTAAAATTTCATAGGATTTTGTCGCATCATCAAAATCATAATCATTCTTCTCATAAATAGCATATACTATTCCGGCCAGAATTAATGTAAATGCGATAATACCGATTGCCCATTTATTCATGAAGTTATTTTTAGGATTTTAAAATTACATTAATGAGTATCGGTCTCAAAAAGATTAACAATACTTTGAAGACTCTGCCTATTTTATTTAAATCACTGAAAATCAGTATAAGTTAAAAATATGTTAAAATAGTACCTTTTATAACATAGTACTGTAACGCTTTGTTTTTCTGATCGTCTATTAAATAGAAACAATCATTAAAATCATCAATTATGACAACTTTAGTAAGCAACACAAAAAGCAGAAAATCATTTATGAATACCGAAGCAAATTCTGAAAGAACAGGTTTCATTAATCGAAGAAGATTCGCCTAAGCGAAAAAAGTAAAATTCATCAATCATCAAAATCATCAATTATGACAACTTTAGTAAGTAACACAAAAAGCAGAAAATCATTTATGAGTACTGAAGCAAGTACTGAAACATCAAGACTTTTCCGAAGAAGAAGATTTTCATAAATAGTTTAAATTATCAAAAATCATCAACCATGAAATCATTAGACAGTATCCTACAGGATTTTGGAAACAGTAAAGAAGGTATTACTCATCGCCGACCTTTTTTGAACTTAAAGGAAACCAATGCTTATATTAATTCTTATAACCATAGGGCCTAACATAGATTATTCATCAATCAAAATCTCATCAATCATGACATCTTTATCAAATTTTATTCAGGAATTCAGTATTGGGAATGAACCAAATTTAACTCATAGAAAACCTTTCCTGAATGTAAAAAGTTCTAGCGGACATGCGTGTTGGTACCACCGCAGGCGACATATCTAGAATTTCAAAATTTCATCTTATGGAACTCTTTTTAATCTAGCCGGTAAATTCATAATTACCGGCTTTAAATTTTGGTGAAAACATTAAAATTAGCTTAAAATTTTACCTCCCGGCTTAAACATTTGTTTATTTGCAGAATTTACATTCAACAAATGTTAGCAACGATAAAAAGGAACCCCAGGCTTAAATGGGCTCTGGTCATTTTAATTAGTTTAATAGCTCTATTCTTTTTATTTTTTGGGAGCATCTATTTTGGTATGTGGGGAAAGATCCCCAGCACTAAAGAACTCACCGAACTTGAACAAAATAAAGCAACACAGGTACTTGCCTCTAATGGCGATCTCATTGGGAAATTTTATATTTTTGACAGACAACCCATAGAATTCGACCAACTCCCCACCCATTTAATCCAGGCCCTTATTGCAACTGAAGATGCAAGGTTCTATGAACATGACGGGATAGATAATCGTAGTCTCCTTAGAGTTTTCTTTAAATCTATTCTGCTTCAGGATGATTCTGCCGGTGGAGGAAGTACTATTACATTGCAACTTGCTAAGAATATTTACGGTCGCCGTGACTTTGGAATGTTTGGAATAGTGATTAACAAAATGCAAGAGGCCGTGATAGCCAAAAGGCTTGAAAACATCTATTCCAAAGACGAAATTATTCAACTATATTTTAACACGGTTCC
Protein-coding regions in this window:
- a CDS encoding SdiA-regulated domain-containing protein, with amino-acid sequence MNKWAIGIIAFTLILAGIVYAIYEKNDYDFDDATKSYEILNKWELPQELDEVSGIYWMGDNKMACVQDEDGIIFIYDLSSSKIIKEYKFADAGDYEALGFQDGEFWIAESNGKLFNVKSLDGVEDQAEIVELEFEYRNNIEGLAASRDGNLWLSVKDRNLDNSSGYKGIYSFNPKTKRLAKEPVLKIMYNDPKFDVLKTDNPRKLIRPSDLSFSPVTNDLYVLDAEFQKVLILNRNGSIKDLHLLDPAEFTQPEGICFSPSGRIFISNESLGGPANIIEIKIN